The Tigriopus californicus strain San Diego chromosome 5, Tcal_SD_v2.1, whole genome shotgun sequence genome includes a region encoding these proteins:
- the LOC131879989 gene encoding sorting nexin-2-like: MSVEPPPLNPMVDEDEDDDDDLFKSAISGPTPALQVKSQAHEDEDSSGYHTHAAMERSDTLEDVNLNEDSGSSPEKVEILATASPGPVEPEPSKKLGVDLAQIRLSEHEIGASPDVSREASQEPEHFGHDDDDDEEEEDNPFHDTHLNLSGAVGSRSQVENGPTHERSNGGQVNGSNGAQSNVMEPLDPTEMDELEGGDDFIQVSVTEPHKVGDGMTSYMVYKVSTKTSFNFFRSKELSVNRRFSDFLGLHDKLSEKYLQNGRIIPPAPGKSVIGMTKLKMTAKDGGANGEDLSTPQNPNNDEFVERRRAALERYLNRTVAHPSLRADPDLREFLELPTELPKSNQTSTLSGKNVMRFISKSVDRVTNMTLKMEETDEWFEEKNHSIEQLDQHLRKLHSATESLHEYRRTLAYHTGVLSKSLAVLSGLEENTELSGALAHLSGVQEKVEHVHGEQASADFYLLSELIKDYIGLVGAVKDVFQERIKAWQHWQNASVALTKKREAKAKAELQGRQDRVAVLREEIVDQERQQDMAQENFKTISRLIKKEVEQFDVRKAQDFKKGIIGYLQVMLKSQEDISKHWEQYLPEIKQISHN, from the exons ATGTCGGTGGAGCCTCCCCCCCTGAATCCCATGGtcgacgaggatgaggacgacgacgacgacttgTTTAAAAGCGCCATCTCGGGCCCCACCCCCGCCTTGCAGGTCAAATCCCAGGCCCACGAGGACGAAGATTCCAGTGGCTACCATACACATGCGGCCATGGAACGATCGGACACGCTGGAAGACGTGAATCTGAACGAGGATAGCGGGTCGTCGCCGGAAAAGGTCGAGATTTTGGCCACCGCTTCCCCTGGGCCCGTTGAGCCCGAGCCTTCGAAAAAGTTGGGCGTGGACTTGGCTCAGATTCGCTTGAGTGAGCATGAGATCGGGGCGAGCCCGGACGTGAGCCGAGAAGCCTCACAAGAGCCCGAACATTTTGggcacgacgacgacgacgacgaagaagaagaagacaatcCGTTTCAT GATACCCATTTAAACCTGTCCGGAGCTGTTGGATCTAGGTCTCAAGTGGAAAACGGTCCCACTCATGAAAGAAGCAATGGAGGTCAAGTGAATGGCTCCAATGGAGCTCAATCCAACGTGATGGAGCCATTGGACCCCACGGAAATGGACGAACTCGAAGGGGGCGATGACTTCATTCAAGTATCA GTCACCGAGCCTCACAAGGTTGGCGATGGAATGACTTCCTATATGGTTTACAAGGTGTCCACCAAGACCTCATTCAACTTCTTCAGAAGTAAGGAATTATCCGTCAATCGGAGGTTTTCGGACTTCCTCGGACTCCATGACAAATTGTCAGAGAAGTACCTTCAAAATGGCCGTATTATTCCGCCTGCCCCTGGTAAAAGTGTCATTGGAATGACCAAACTGAAAATGACTGCCAAAGATGGAGGAGCCAACGGTGAAGATCTGTCTACTCCCCAAAATCCCAATAACGATGAG TTTGTGGAGCGACGTCGTGCAGCCCTTGAGCGCTATTTGAACCGCACAGTGGCTCATCCCTCATTGCGGGCTGATCCAGATCTGAGGGAATTTCTGGAACTTCCCACTGAATTACCCAAGTCCAACCAGACGTCGACTTTGTCGGGAAAGAACGTGATGAGGTTCATTTCCAAGAGCGTGGACCGTGTGACAAACATGACACTCAAAATGGAAGAGACCGACGAATG GTTTGAGGAGAAGAACCACAGTATTGagcaactggatcaacacctgaGGAAACTTCACTCAGCCACCGAATCGTTGCATGAATACCGAAGAACATTGGCGTATCACACGGGCGTATTATCAAAGTCCTTGGCCGTTTTATCCGGATTGGAAGAGAACACCGAGCTTTCGGGGGCTTTGGCTCATCTATCTGGGGTCcaagaaaaagtggaacaCGTTCATGGCGAGCAAGCCTCTGCCGATTTCTACCTGCTCTCCGAACTCATCAAGGATTATATCGGATTAGTGGGCGCCGTCAAGGACGTATTTCAA GAGCGAATAAAAGCCTGGCAACATTGGCAGAATGCCTCTGTGGCTTTAACCAAGAAGCGCgaagccaaggccaaggctgaGCTCCAAGGACGCCAGGATCGCGTGGCAGTTCTGAGGGAAGAGATCGTCGACCAAGAACGTCAGCAAGATATGGCTCAAGAGAACTTCAAGACGATATCCCGCCTGATCAAGAAGGAAGTGGAGCAGTTCGATGTACGGAAGGCTCAGGATTTCAAGAAAGGGATCATTGGGTACTTGCAAGTGATGTTGAAGTCTCAGGAGGATATCTCCAAGCATTGGGAGCAATATCTGCCCGAGATCAAGCAAATCAGTCACAATTGA